From a region of the Odoribacter splanchnicus DSM 20712 genome:
- a CDS encoding TlpA disulfide reductase family protein, producing the protein MKYILFIALILSVVSCTEHDGYTLTGHVPEAWEGKPVFLALDDTNQPHFIDSTKISGGKFRFLGKFDVPRYCTVSIYLDPNDRLTRSKIVNFSLFIDNAAIEATCDYSSKYPVFQISGSGTQTEYQNYLNEIQPMEDDRSKTFRAYGEAYYNSKDLAKAIDLAKLVTQKRLALRETQINYLKAHPESAISVKIAQELSDKNSDLSLKEIEGLFTCLSPEMQNSEMGQALRATIQGKQVFIGGSFIDMELTAADGSKKKISDFVKPGTTTLIEFWASWCSPCRGEIPHMRNTYNTYHPKGLNIVSISIDSDPKNWHQALEEEKMPWEQLIDNTKAAFRAYNLSGVPSSILVNDKGKIINVNARGGWLDAAMQEIYD; encoded by the coding sequence ATGAAATACATTCTATTTATCGCACTCATTCTATCCGTCGTCAGTTGTACGGAACACGACGGATATACCCTCACCGGACATGTCCCCGAAGCATGGGAAGGGAAACCCGTTTTTCTGGCACTGGATGATACCAATCAACCTCATTTCATCGACAGTACGAAAATATCGGGGGGTAAATTCAGGTTTCTGGGTAAATTCGATGTGCCGCGTTATTGCACGGTCAGCATCTACCTTGATCCCAATGACCGGCTGACCCGCAGTAAAATTGTAAACTTCTCGTTATTTATCGACAATGCAGCGATAGAAGCCACTTGCGACTATTCCAGCAAATATCCCGTGTTTCAGATCTCCGGAAGCGGGACTCAAACTGAATATCAAAACTACCTGAACGAGATACAACCCATGGAGGACGACCGGAGCAAAACGTTCCGCGCTTACGGGGAAGCTTATTACAATTCGAAAGATTTAGCCAAAGCGATTGATCTGGCCAAACTCGTCACCCAAAAAAGACTAGCCCTCAGAGAGACTCAAATCAACTACCTTAAAGCACATCCCGAATCTGCCATCAGCGTTAAAATCGCACAAGAACTCTCCGACAAGAATTCCGACCTTTCTTTGAAAGAAATCGAAGGATTATTCACCTGCCTATCCCCCGAAATGCAAAATTCGGAAATGGGCCAGGCTCTTCGGGCAACGATCCAGGGCAAACAGGTATTTATCGGAGGATCTTTCATCGACATGGAACTCACGGCAGCGGACGGAAGTAAAAAGAAAATATCGGATTTTGTGAAACCCGGGACCACTACATTAATTGAATTCTGGGCATCATGGTGTAGTCCCTGCCGCGGGGAGATACCTCACATGCGTAACACGTACAATACCTACCATCCCAAAGGGTTAAATATCGTGAGTATCTCCATTGACAGTGATCCGAAGAATTGGCATCAGGCTTTGGAAGAGGAAAAGATGCCTTGGGAACAGCTTATCGATAATACCAAAGCGGCTTTCCGGGCTTATAACCTGAGCGGAGTTCCTTCCTCTATCCTTGTAAACGACAAGGGAAAAATCATTAATGTAAACGCAAGAGGCGGATGGCTGGATGCTGCCATGCAGGAAATTTATGATTAA